In Jejubacter calystegiae, the following are encoded in one genomic region:
- the ccmA gene encoding cytochrome c biogenesis heme-transporting ATPase CcmA has protein sequence MLDAQNLTCVRDERVLFQALSFTVGAGDVVQVAGPNGAGKTSLLRILCGLASMEAGQVCWRDTPLRRDREGYHRELLWLGHQPGVKSVMTADENLRFFHADSDQQARWQALEAVGLVGYEDVPAAQLSAGQQRRVALARLWLSKAPLWILDEPFTALDVSGVEKLTQRFEFHAARGGMVVLTTHQPLRPMSCPLRCITLAPGVMEEGA, from the coding sequence ATGCTTGATGCGCAAAATCTGACCTGCGTCCGCGATGAACGGGTGCTGTTTCAGGCGCTGTCGTTTACCGTTGGAGCGGGCGATGTGGTGCAGGTTGCTGGTCCCAACGGCGCCGGAAAAACCTCGCTGTTGCGCATCCTGTGCGGGTTGGCCTCTATGGAAGCGGGGCAGGTATGCTGGCGCGATACGCCACTGCGTCGCGACCGCGAAGGCTACCATCGGGAACTGCTGTGGCTGGGTCATCAGCCCGGGGTGAAAAGTGTGATGACGGCGGATGAAAATCTGCGCTTTTTCCACGCGGACTCCGACCAGCAGGCACGCTGGCAGGCGCTGGAGGCAGTCGGGCTGGTGGGCTATGAAGATGTGCCTGCGGCCCAACTTTCTGCCGGACAGCAGCGGCGGGTCGCGCTGGCGCGCCTGTGGTTAAGTAAAGCGCCGCTGTGGATTCTGGATGAGCCTTTTACCGCGCTCGATGTCTCCGGGGTCGAAAAACTGACTCAACGTTTTGAATTTCACGCCGCGCGCGGGGGAATGGTGGTGCTGACCACCCATCAGCCATTACGGCCAATGTCCTGTCCGCTGCGCTGTATTACCCTTGCTCCCGGTGTGATGGAGGAAGGCGCATGA
- a CDS encoding formate/nitrite transporter family protein, producing MNPSNDNQHVESEEKQKGEQIERREQALPSRAMATHEQIRHEGEKELERDAMALLWSAIAAGMSMGASLMAKGIFHVHLEGVPGAFMIECLGYTFGFIIVIMARQQLFTENTVTAVLPVMHKPGAGNLLLLLRLWGLVVLGNLAGTALAALAINFMPVFDEPTRAAFSEIGAAVMHNSPGEMFAKAIVSGWLIGTMVWMLPAAGSARIWVIILMTWLIALGDTTHIVVGSVEIFFLVFNGEASWSEFLWPFALPTLAGNIIGGTFIFALISHAQIRNDMANQKKSRSAQVE from the coding sequence ATGAACCCGTCTAATGACAACCAGCATGTCGAAAGCGAAGAGAAACAAAAAGGCGAACAGATTGAGCGCCGCGAACAGGCGCTGCCCTCACGCGCCATGGCCACCCATGAACAGATACGCCACGAGGGCGAAAAGGAGCTGGAGCGCGACGCCATGGCGCTGCTCTGGTCCGCCATCGCTGCCGGGATGTCGATGGGCGCATCGCTAATGGCAAAAGGTATTTTCCATGTCCATCTGGAAGGGGTACCCGGCGCCTTTATGATTGAGTGCCTTGGCTATACCTTCGGCTTTATTATCGTGATTATGGCGCGCCAGCAGTTGTTTACCGAAAATACGGTCACCGCCGTGCTGCCAGTGATGCATAAACCCGGCGCGGGTAATCTGCTGTTACTGTTGCGGCTGTGGGGCCTGGTGGTACTGGGCAACCTGGCAGGCACCGCGCTGGCAGCGCTGGCCATTAACTTTATGCCGGTGTTCGACGAACCGACCCGCGCCGCCTTCAGCGAAATCGGCGCGGCGGTGATGCATAACAGCCCGGGGGAGATGTTCGCCAAAGCCATTGTTTCCGGCTGGCTGATTGGCACCATGGTGTGGATGCTGCCCGCCGCCGGTTCCGCCAGGATTTGGGTCATTATTCTGATGACCTGGCTTATTGCTTTAGGCGACACCACCCATATCGTGGTCGGCAGCGTCGAGATCTTCTTCCTGGTCTTTAACGGCGAAGCCAGCTGGAGCGAGTTCCTGTGGCCCTTCGCCCTGCCGACGCTGGCGGGCAATATTATCGGCGGCACCTTTATCTTCGCGCTGATTAGCCACGCCCAGATTCGCAACGATATGGCGAATCAGAAAAAATCCCGCAGCGCGCAGGTGGAATAG
- the citG gene encoding triphosphoribosyl-dephospho-CoA synthase CitG produces the protein MTGLLATKPRPVDVPALAAAALWQELELTPKPGLVDKRNNGSHRDMDHALFVRSITAITPWFSRFAELGHAHADKPADEQLRVLRLMGMACEQAMYAATNGINTHKGGIFALGLLCFAAGRVKNVSSESLCYEVSNICNGLVSRELAAHSGKATAGERQFQQYGLTGARGEAESGFATVRNVLTQWKGNSLHDLLLRLMAINQDSNLVSRGGIEGLRYVQGYALKLLANGWDHDELIRMDNMLVKRNLSPGGSADLLSVGWVLSEIK, from the coding sequence ATGACTGGTTTGCTCGCGACTAAACCGCGCCCGGTTGATGTCCCCGCGCTTGCCGCAGCGGCGCTGTGGCAGGAGCTGGAACTGACACCCAAACCGGGGCTGGTGGACAAACGCAATAACGGCTCCCATCGCGATATGGACCACGCGCTGTTTGTCCGCAGCATTACGGCGATTACGCCGTGGTTTTCGCGCTTTGCTGAGTTGGGTCATGCGCATGCAGATAAACCCGCAGACGAACAGTTACGGGTTCTCCGCCTTATGGGAATGGCCTGCGAACAGGCGATGTATGCCGCGACGAACGGGATTAACACGCACAAAGGCGGTATTTTTGCTCTTGGTTTACTGTGCTTCGCCGCCGGGCGTGTGAAAAACGTCTCCTCAGAAAGCCTCTGTTATGAGGTGAGTAACATCTGCAACGGGCTGGTTTCGCGAGAGCTGGCCGCACACAGCGGAAAGGCGACGGCGGGTGAGCGGCAGTTTCAACAGTACGGTTTAACCGGTGCGCGCGGCGAGGCGGAAAGTGGCTTTGCGACGGTACGTAATGTACTGACGCAGTGGAAAGGAAATTCCCTTCACGACCTGTTGTTACGCCTGATGGCTATCAATCAGGACAGCAACCTGGTGTCGCGCGGCGGCATTGAAGGGCTGCGCTACGTACAGGGCTACGCACTCAAACTACTGGCCAACGGCTGGGATCATGATGAGTTGATCAGGATGGATAATATGCTGGTTAAACGGAATTTAAGCCCGGGAGGTAGTGCGGATTTATTGTCGGTGGGATGGGTGTTGTCTGAAATAAAATAG
- the citX gene encoding citrate lyase holo-[acyl-carrier protein] synthase, with amino-acid sequence MTIATPVRAGVSLDALLAAKERRAARQADWLTHYQQPVISLTLVTPGKIKDSLRYRNTMGVALQMCDQLLWKNRWQVLDRQVLWLPTGPEALWCVAHPAAEIKAHCAELEQTHPLGRLWDLDVICPENSQVGRQSLGSHLRRCLICNEPAHACSRSRNHPLEQVVARVEKMIDDWFARD; translated from the coding sequence ATGACCATTGCGACACCCGTGCGGGCAGGTGTCAGCCTGGACGCGCTGCTGGCGGCGAAAGAGCGCCGCGCAGCCCGCCAGGCTGACTGGCTTACGCACTATCAACAACCGGTGATCTCCCTCACGCTGGTGACGCCCGGAAAAATCAAAGACAGCCTGCGCTATCGCAATACTATGGGCGTGGCGTTACAGATGTGCGATCAACTGCTGTGGAAAAACCGCTGGCAGGTGCTGGATCGCCAGGTGCTGTGGCTCCCGACCGGGCCCGAAGCGCTGTGGTGCGTGGCACATCCGGCGGCGGAAATCAAAGCGCACTGTGCGGAACTGGAGCAGACGCATCCGCTTGGCAGGCTGTGGGATCTGGATGTGATTTGCCCTGAAAACAGCCAGGTTGGACGTCAGTCGCTGGGCTCACACCTCAGACGCTGCCTGATTTGCAATGAACCTGCCCACGCCTGTTCCCGTTCGCGCAATCATCCTCTGGAGCAGGTGGTGGCGCGCGTGGAGAAGATGATCGATGACTGGTTTGCTCGCGACTAA
- the citF gene encoding citrate lyase subunit alpha, producing the protein MNQTELLHVNFPHLRELKPFGTAYSATPWLADSDAKHSRKLCASIEEAVKRCGLQDGMTISFHHAFREGDRVINTVVALLARMGFKNLTLASSSLMTCNDALIEHIESGVIARIYTSGMRGKLADAISHGLMDEPVQIHSHGGRVKLLQDGELNIDVAFLGVPCSDEFGNANGTHGKSCCGSLGYAMVDAHFARKVVLLTEELVLFPNMPASLAQDQVDYIVQVESVGDPAKISVGAARVTSNPRELMIARYAADVIEHSGYFKPGFSMQTGSGAAATACTRFMEEKMERSGVKARFALGGITGSLVDLHEKGLIEKLLDTQCFDGQAAASLARNPNHVEISTNAYANPGSKAASCDQLDVVILSALEIDVEFNVNVITGSDGVMRGASGGHCDVAAAANLTIVVAPLLRNRIPTVVKRVTTRLTPGESIDVLVTDHGIAVNPARPEICERLMEAGLKIVDINALFERAISLTGVPKPIEFTDKIVGVIRYRDGSVIDTVRQVKESI; encoded by the coding sequence ATGAATCAGACAGAACTTCTCCATGTGAATTTTCCCCATCTACGGGAGTTAAAACCCTTTGGTACCGCCTACAGCGCGACGCCGTGGCTGGCGGACAGCGACGCGAAACACAGCCGCAAACTCTGCGCTTCCATTGAAGAGGCGGTGAAGCGCTGCGGCCTGCAGGACGGGATGACCATCTCCTTCCACCATGCGTTCCGTGAAGGCGACCGGGTGATCAACACCGTCGTGGCGCTGCTGGCGCGGATGGGCTTCAAAAACCTGACCCTGGCCTCCAGCTCGCTAATGACCTGTAACGACGCGCTGATCGAGCATATTGAAAGTGGGGTGATCGCCCGGATTTACACCTCCGGTATGCGCGGCAAGCTGGCGGATGCCATTTCCCACGGGCTGATGGACGAGCCGGTGCAAATTCACTCTCACGGCGGGCGCGTGAAGCTGCTGCAGGACGGTGAGCTGAACATTGACGTGGCGTTTCTGGGCGTGCCGTGCAGCGATGAGTTTGGTAACGCTAACGGCACGCACGGGAAATCGTGCTGTGGCTCGCTGGGCTATGCGATGGTGGACGCCCATTTTGCCCGCAAGGTGGTGTTGCTGACGGAAGAGCTGGTGCTGTTCCCCAATATGCCCGCCAGCCTGGCGCAGGATCAGGTGGACTACATCGTGCAGGTGGAGAGCGTGGGCGACCCGGCGAAAATCAGCGTTGGGGCGGCGCGCGTCACCAGCAATCCGCGCGAGCTGATGATTGCCCGCTATGCGGCGGATGTGATCGAGCACTCCGGCTACTTCAAACCGGGCTTCTCGATGCAAACCGGCTCCGGCGCGGCGGCCACCGCCTGCACCCGCTTTATGGAAGAGAAGATGGAGCGCAGCGGCGTGAAGGCACGCTTTGCGCTGGGTGGCATCACCGGCAGCCTGGTGGATCTGCACGAGAAGGGGCTGATCGAAAAGCTGCTCGATACCCAGTGCTTTGACGGCCAGGCGGCGGCCTCGCTGGCGCGTAACCCGAACCACGTGGAGATCTCTACCAATGCCTACGCCAATCCCGGCAGTAAGGCGGCAAGCTGCGACCAGCTCGACGTGGTGATCCTCAGCGCGTTGGAGATAGACGTCGAATTCAACGTTAACGTCATCACCGGCTCCGACGGTGTGATGCGCGGCGCGTCCGGCGGACACTGCGACGTGGCCGCCGCAGCGAACCTGACCATTGTTGTTGCGCCGCTGCTGCGCAACCGCATTCCGACGGTGGTGAAGCGCGTTACCACGCGTCTCACGCCGGGTGAAAGCATCGACGTGCTGGTCACCGATCATGGCATTGCGGTTAACCCGGCGCGTCCGGAGATCTGCGAACGACTCATGGAAGCAGGGCTGAAGATTGTGGATATCAATGCGCTCTTTGAGCGGGCGATTTCGTTGACTGGCGTACCGAAACCGATTGAGTTCACCGACAAAATTGTCGGGGTGATTCGCTACCGCGACGGCAGCGTGATCGACACTGTTCGACAGGTAAAGGAGTCAATATGA
- the citE gene encoding citrate (pro-3S)-lyase subunit beta yields MSKLRRSMLFLPGANAAMLSTAFIYRPDSIMFDLEDAVALREKDTARMLVFHALQHPMYQDIETVVRINPLSTPFGLLDLEAAVRAGVDVIRLPKTDTPDDIYELEGHLARIEREYGREVGSTRVMAAIESAIGVINAVAIARSSPRLIGIALAAFDYVMDMQTERGDGTELFYARCAVLHAARAAGIDAFDVVWSDVNDEAGFLREVDLIRKMGFNGKSLINPRQIDLLHNAYAPTREEVDHALRVIEAAEEGARNGLGVVSLNGKMVDAPIINHAQVVLERAAASGVRR; encoded by the coding sequence CGCCGCCATGCTTTCAACCGCTTTTATCTACCGTCCAGACTCCATCATGTTTGACCTTGAGGACGCCGTTGCCCTGCGCGAGAAGGATACCGCGCGGATGCTGGTGTTCCATGCGCTGCAGCACCCGATGTATCAGGACATCGAAACCGTAGTGCGCATTAACCCACTGAGCACGCCGTTTGGTTTGCTGGATCTGGAAGCCGCCGTGCGCGCCGGCGTGGATGTGATTCGCCTGCCGAAAACCGATACGCCGGATGACATCTATGAGCTGGAAGGCCACCTGGCGCGCATTGAGCGCGAATACGGGCGCGAGGTCGGCTCCACCCGCGTGATGGCGGCGATTGAGTCGGCTATTGGCGTCATTAACGCCGTAGCGATTGCCCGCAGCTCTCCGCGCTTAATCGGTATCGCACTGGCGGCCTTTGACTATGTGATGGACATGCAAACCGAACGCGGCGATGGCACCGAGCTGTTCTACGCCCGCTGCGCCGTGCTGCACGCCGCCCGCGCTGCTGGCATCGACGCCTTCGACGTGGTGTGGTCAGACGTTAATGATGAAGCCGGGTTCCTGCGCGAGGTCGACCTGATTCGCAAGATGGGCTTTAACGGCAAATCGCTGATCAACCCGCGCCAGATTGACTTGCTGCATAACGCCTACGCGCCAACCCGGGAAGAGGTGGATCACGCCCTGCGGGTGATTGAAGCGGCAGAAGAGGGCGCGCGTAACGGCCTCGGCGTGGTGTCGCTCAACGGCAAGATGGTAGACGCTCCCATTATTAACCACGCGCAGGTGGTGCTCGAACGCGCGGCGGCCTCCGGCGTGCGTCGGTAA